GCTCGGGGTGCCGACGGATCACGAAGCGCAGACGGAGCCCGGGGCGCCGTCGGAGCCCGGCCGGCCGGGCCGATCCGTACAGCCGGTCGTGTCGGTCGAGTTCGGTGAGCCCGTGGAGATCGGTGCTCCCACGCCGGTGCCCGAGGCCGCCGACGTACCCCACTCGCGGGAGGAGTCCTGGGCGCTGGCCCCCGCCGACGCGCCCGCCCCGGCGGAGGCCGACGCCCCCGACGGCCCGGCCGGTGACGGACCGACAGAAGACCCGGAACCGGCCGCCGCCGACACGGCCGGCGCGCCGTCGAGCCCGGCCGCCGAGGCACCGGGCGGGGTGCCCGTCCCGTCCCGGGACATCTCCGTGCGGCCCGGGTGCGGCTCCGTCGTCCCCACACGTGCCGCGCTCACCACCGACCCCCAGCGCTGGAGCCCGCTCATCGTCGGCGAGGCCACCCACGAGATCCCCGTCCACCTCCTGTTCCGCGACGAGGCGGCCGTGCCCGTCCCCGTCCCCGCCGCCGGACGCCCGCGCGCCCGGCGTGCGCCCGGCGCTGTCACCGTGTCCCAGCCGCCGGCCCTGGCACCGGCCGCCTCACGCCCCGCGACACCCGTCGACACCAAGCTCGTCGAGCGGCCCGGCCCCACCCTGCCCGGCTGGACGGCCGCGCTCGCCGGGGTCGCGGGGCTGTTCGGCTGCGCGGTGGTGCTCTGGTGGGCCGGGGCGGTGCCCGACGCGCTGACCGAGATGTTCGGGCTGGCCCCACGCCCGTACCGGGGCATCGGTATCGGCATGTGGACGCTGCTCGCCCTCGCCGTGACGCTCACGCTCTTCGCGTTCGGCGGGCTCGGCCGGGGCCGGGTCGGCCACGCCTGGGTGCTGACGCTGTTCGGCGAGTACCGGGGCAGCGTGCGCCGTACCGGGCTGCTGTGGGTGAGCCCGCTGCTGCTGCGCCGACGGGTGGACGTACGGCTGCGGCACTGGCGCAGCGAGCCGATGCCCGCAGTGGACGCGAACGGTACGGCGCTGCGGGTCGTGGTCCTGGTGGTCTGGCGGGTCAGGGACACCGTCCGGGCCGCGCTCGGCGTGCACGACCACGAGGAGTATCTGCGCGAGCAGGTCGAGTCGGCGATGGCGCGCGTGCTCTCCCAGCTGCCCGCCGACGCCTTCCACGAGGCGGCGCCGACGCTGCGCGACGCGGAGGCGGTCGGCGAGGCGCTGACCCGGATGCTGTCGGCCGAGTGCCGCCCCGTCGGGCTCGACATCTTCTCGGCGCAGCCGACGCGGATCGAGTACGCGCCGGAGATCGCGGCGGCGATGCAGCGCAGCCGGATCGCGGCGATCGACGCCCGGCACCGGGACACGGTGCTGACCTCGGTGGTCGACGCGGTGGACGACACGGTGCACCGGCTGACGTCGCGGGGGCTGGTGGAGCTGGACGACTACGAGCGGAAGGTCCTGGTGAAGGACCTGACGGTGGCGTTCTACACGGGCAGGCACGGGCTGAACGAGGGGAACTGACCGTTCCGGTCGCGGGTGATTGGTCTGGACCTTTCTCGGTCTTTGTTATGGACACGATCAACTTCGGTCCCTACGCTGAGCCTTGGTCTAGACCTGATTGCGCAGTCAGGAGTCACCGCGTCACCCGCACCACCCCGTTTCACCGCACGCGTGCAGTACGGCTCACCCGAACTCCCACCCGTCTCTGGAGCGAAGAGCATGCGAAACAAGAGAATCAGCGCCGCCGTACTCGGTCTGGCGGTGGCAGGCGTGTCCCTGCTCGCCACCGGCAGCGCCAGCAGCCACGGCTACACCGATTCGCCGATCAGCCGTCAGAAGCTCTGCGCCAACGGCACCGTCACCAACTGCGGGAACATCCAGTGGGAGCCGCAGAGCGCCGAGGGCCCCAAGGGCTTCCCGGCGGCCGGTCCCGCCGACGGCAAGATCTGCTCGGCCGGCAACGGCCAGTTCGCCCAGCTCGACGACCCGCGTGGCGGCAACTGGCCCGCCACCAGCGTCACCGGCGGTCAGGGCTACAGCTTCCGCTGGCAGTTCACCGCCCGGCACTCGACCTCGGACTTCCGTTACTACATCACCAAGAACGGATGGGACCCGACCAAGCCGCTCACCCGCGCGGCCCTCGACCCGCAGCCGTTCATGACCGTGGCCTACGGCAACCAGCAGCCGCCGGCCACCCTGGTCCACCAGGGCACGATGCCGACCCAGAAGACCGGCAAGCACATCGTCCTGGCCGTGTGGAACGTCGCGGACACCACCAACGCGTTCTACGCCTGCTCCGACGTCAAGTTCTGATCCAGCCCAGTCAGCATGTGACCGGCGAGGGTCTGCTTCATCGCTGACGAGCCGGGTCGTCGTACGCCGGGTGTGTGCCGCACCCCGCCTGCAACGGCCCGGCCCCCGGCTTTTCCGGGCGCGCCGGAGTGTCGGAGAGTCTGCGGCCGGGATGACGACGCTTCGGGCCGGTCCCCGGGTCAGATGGCCAGCGAGAGAGCCAGCGGCGCCGCGCCCCGGTTCAGTGTGTCCGCCGCCGAGCGCAGCCGGTGCGCGTGCTCGATCGGCATCGACAGGGCGAGGCAGCCGACCGCCGAGCCCGCCGTGAGCGGCACCGCCGCGCAGACCGTTCCCACCGCGTACTCCTGGAGGTCCAGGACCGGTACCGTCGCCGGCTGGCTGTCCAGCGTGGAGAAGAGCACCCGTTCGCTGGTGATGGTCCGGGAGGTGAGACGGGCGATCCGGTGCCGGGACAGGTGGTCCCGGCGGCCGTTCTGGTCGAGCTGGGTCAGCAGGCACTTGCCGATCGCGCTCGCGTGCGCCGCCGAGCGGAAGTCCACCCACTCGTTGACTGCGGGGGTGTCGGGGCCGTCCGCGTACTGCGTGATCCGGATCTCGCCGTCGATGTACCGGCTGAGGTAGACGGCCGCGCCGACCGAGTCGCGCAGCTCGCCGAGTGTGTCCTGGAGCCGGTCCTCCAGCGCCGCCTCGCGGGTGGTGCCGGAGCCGAGCAGGTCCAGGGAGTCCCCGGCGACATACGCGCCGTCCGCCAGCTGCTCGACGTACCCCTCGCGCCGCAGCATCGCGAGCAGCGGGGTGAGATGGCCGGTCGGCAGGCCCGTCTCGCGGGCGATCCGGGTGTCCTGGACGCCACCGGTGTGCCGGGAGACCGCTTCGAGGACGCGCAGGACGTAGTGCACCGAGTGGAACGGCGCGGTCGGTTCCGGCTTCAGCGCCACGGTGTCCCCCTGGAGGTCGTGACCGCAAGCTTCTCCGCCACGATAGCCGCCAAGAGCCCCTCGCGGGGCGGCTGTTGACCAGAGCGACCGCCCTTCCCGGCCGTCCCGTGCTGGGCTTATCGCTCTGGCATATGCCTCTGACACACCCCTTCGAGCTGCCGGGGCACAGAACGGCGGGACCCGGTCCACGGGAAGCGGACCGGGTCCCTCGGTGTCGGTCGAGGCCGGGCGCCCGTGCGGCGCGCCGGCGTACGCCTACAGCACCGCGCTCAGGAACTCGCGGGTGCGCTCGTGCTCCGGGGCGCTGAAGATCTTCTCCGGCGGACCGGACTCGATGACCCGCCCGCCGTCGAACATGAGTACGTCGTCGGAGATGTCGCGCGCGAAGTTCATCTCGTGCGTCACGCACAGCATCGTGATGTCCGTCGTACGGGCGATGTCCCGCAGCACGTCCAGGACACCCGCGACCAGCTCGGGGTCGAGCGCGGAGGTGACCTCGTCCAGGAGCAGCACCCGGGGCCGCATGGCGAGCGCCCGCGCGATCGCCACCCGCTGCTGCTGGCCGCCCGACAGCTGGCTCGGGTAGGCGTCGGCGCGGTCGCCGAGCCCCACCAGGTCGAGCAGTTCGCGCGCCCGCACGTCGGCCTCGTCCTTGGAGAGACCGAGCACGTGCACCGGGGCCTCGGTGATGTTCCGCAGCACCTTCATGTTCGGGAAGAGGTTGAACTGCTGGAAGACCATGCCTATCTTCTTCCGCACCTCACGGACATGGCGCTCCCCGGCGGGGACGAGCCTGCCGCCCTTCTCCTCGTGCGTGAGGGAGTCACCGGCCACCGTGATGGTGCCCTCCTCCGGCCTGATCAGCGTCATCAGCAGCCTGAGGATGGTCGTCTTGCCCGAGCCGGACGCGCCGATGAGCGTGACGTGCTTGCCGGAGGTGACCGTGAAGTCCAGCGAGTCCAGGACCGTGTGGTCGCCGAAGCGCTTGGTGACCTTGTCGAAGCGGATCAGTTCGCCGCCGTCGGCGGGCGGAGCGGCCGGTGCCTTCGAGAGGCCGGGGGGAGTGCTGTCAGCGGACAAGGCGACGCTCCAATGCTCGCATGAGAAGGGATGCCGGGTAGGCGATGAGGATGAACGCGACGCCGACGACCGTGAACGGCTCCGTCGGCTGGAAGGTCTCCGAGGAGAACTGCCGCGCCTGGTTGAGCATCTCCATCACTCCGATGACGAAGATCATCGGAGTGTCCTTCAGCATCGCGACGACGTAGTTGCCCAGCGCGGGCACGACGCGGCGGATCGCCTGCGGGAGGATCACCGCACCCCAGGTGCGGGACCTCGGCAGGCTCAGCGCCTTCGCCGCCTCCCACTGGCCGGCCGGGACACCGTCGATACCGGCCCGGTAGACCTCGGCGGTGTACGTCGAGTAGTGCAGGCCCAGGCCGACCACCCCGGTGACCATGGCGCTGAACGTGACACCCCACTCGGGGAGCACGTAGTAGAGGAAGAACAGCTGCACCAGCAGCGGGGTGTTGCGTACGAACTCGGTGACGGCGTTCACCGGCCCGCGCACCACCGCGAGACCCGAGCGCTGGGCCATCGCCCAGACCAGGCCGAGCGCGAAGGCGAGCAGCGCGCCCAGGGCCAGCGCCTGGAGCGTGACGAGCAGGCCGTCCCAGAACATCGGCATGAAGTCGCCGACGGCGGACCAGTTCCAGTTCATCCCCGCTCACCTCCGGCGGTCGCCGGTACGGGCGCTTCCTGATGGCCGGATCCGGCCTTGCGCCCGAGCCGCGGTGTCTTCGCCGGGAGCTGGCCGATCCCGGCCTTGGCCTGCCGTTCGAGGGCGCGCATCCCGCGCGTGAGCACGAAGGCGAGCACGAAGTACATCAGCAGGATGATTGTGTAGACGGGCGCGCTCTGACCGGTCGCGTTGCGCACCAGCGACGCGCCGAAGGCGATGTCGGCCACGCCCATCACGGAGACCAGCGCGGTGCCCTTGAGCAGTTCGATCAGCAGGTTGTTGAACGGCGGGATCATCTCCGGCCACGCCTGCGGCAGGATGACCTTCCGCAGCTGCTGCGCGGGCGTGAAGCTCAGCGCGATCCCCGCCTCGCGCTGCGCGGGCGCCACCGCCTGTACGGCGCCCCGGACGACCTCGGAGCCGTACGCCCCGTAGGTGAGCCCGAGCGCCAGCGTCGCCGCCCACAGCGGGACGAGCTGCCAGCCGAAGCCCAGCGGAAGGACGAAGAAGATCCAGAACATCAGGATCAGCGCGGACGTGCCGCGGAAGATCTCGAAGTAGACGCCGGACAGGAAGCGCACGATCCACCGGCGGTGGGCGCGGGCGAGCCCGATCACCAGCGCGACCACGGCCGCCAGCGCGGAGCTGAAGACGGTCAGCTGAACGGTGATCCAGACGCCCTTGAGGAGGATCTCCCACAGACCCCAGGTGATCTCGCTCATGGCGCGCACTTCTCCTTGGCGGTGATGGTCGTCATCTGGTCCTTCGTGAAGCCGAAGGGCCGCATGATCTCCAGGAGTTCACCGCTCTTCTTGAGCTTGTGCAGCTCGCGGTTGAAGGCGTCGCGGAGGGTGGTCTCGGGGGAGCGGAAGGCGAAGCCGCCGACGTCGACGACGGGCTTGCCGTCCACGATCGGCGTGACCTCCTTGGTGGCCTCGGCCTTGGTGGTCCCGGTCTCCTCGACGACGTTGAACACGGTGACCGCCGTGCCGGCGAAGACATCCACCCGGCCCTGCTCGACGGCGAGCAGCCCGGCCAGCTGGTCGGGCAGGGCCGTGATCTTCTTGACCCCGGCCTCCTCCGCGTAACCGATCTCCGCGTAGCCGATGCCGGTGGCCATCGAGGCTCCCGCGTCGGCGATGTCCTGGTAGCTGTTCAGCTTCTTCGGGTTGCCCTTGCGCACGATGAACGCGTCGAGCATCTGGTACTCGGGGTCCGCGAAGATGACCTGCTCGCAGCGTTCCGGGGTGATGTACATCCCGGCGGCGACCACGTCGAACTGGAGTGAGTTCAGCCCCGCGATCAGCGAGCCGAACTCGGTGGCGAACGGCTGGACGCTCCCCACCCCCAGCTCCTTGAAGACCCGGGACGCGATGGCCGGGGCCGAGCCCGTCATCTCGCCGTCCTTGCCGATGTAGCTGTACGGCTGCTCACCGGCCAGCCCGAGGCGCACCGTGCCCTTGGCGCGCAGCTGGTCCAGGAGCGTTCCGCCGTCCCCCGCGTCGGCGGTGGCCACGCGGCTGCATCCGCCGGCGGCCCCGGCCGCTCCCGCCACGCCGAGCGCCGCGGCACCCGCGAGCAGCGAGCGGCGCCGGAGCCCGCCTTTTGTCCTTGGTGTGTTGTCGCGCTGTAGTGGAGCCATGGCCGCGCGACTACCCCGAATCGTCGGGGGTTATGCGGATCATTTTCGGACCGGTATGCCTATCGTGGTGCGCGGGGAGGCGGTCCGGCCGACCCGGTATTCGCACGGCCGGGGCGGGTATTCATGGCCGGACACAGGCCGTAGGGAACACCCGTACGGAACAGATGTGAAGGCGGTGCGGAACAACCGGGAAGGCCGTACCGAACAACCGGGAAGGCCGTACGGAAATCAGGCGAGAAGGCCGCACCGAACCGACGAGAAGGGCGCGAGGAACTCATGAGCGACCGTTTCATCGAAGTCTCCCTGGACAAGCGCGGCGTGCGCTGCACCGCGAAACTCCTGGACGAGCTGGCGCCGATCACCTGCGCCGCCGTGTGGGACGCGCTGCCGCTGGGCGGTGACGTCTACCACGCGAAGTACGCGCGCAACGAGATCTACGCGCTGATGCCCGGCTTCGCCGCCGAGGAGCCACCGCTGGAGAATCCGACGGTCACCCCCATCCCCGGTGACCTGTGCTACTTCACCTTCTCCGACACGGTGCTGGGCACGACGTCGTACGGGTACGAGGAGCAGGCCGCCCACCGGGGCCGCCGTACCGTGGTCGACCTCGCGCTGTTCTACGAGCGGAACAATCTGCTGATCAACGGTGACACCGGGTGGGTGCCCGGCATCGTGTGGGGCTCGGTCGTCGAGGGGCTGGACGCGATGGCGGCGGCCTGCCAGGACCTGTGGCGCGCGGGCGCCACCGGCGAGAC
Above is a window of Streptomyces sp. NBC_01498 DNA encoding:
- a CDS encoding SPFH domain-containing protein gives rise to the protein MTTQTSQPGGDGQLLRGAPALRAAARNALTARGPAEPAERPEPGEPTELGETAEPVPGVGAVETVDPAGRPELTAAGEAGVAGASGSGWHQNVRLLTGPPAEPGPPDAGEPPGAGAGTGAEAVAEPVAGYGAGPEACYGGTGPEVAGVVEWVAAEEEPRKPEPESRTGVVEPAPVEPPGETGSPVVLTDWDTASGVRAGGGAGPGDLLETVRTETPAPPVSHVVPETRPEETPPELSGTATGEPSQLGVPTDHEAQTEPGAPSEPGRPGRSVQPVVSVEFGEPVEIGAPTPVPEAADVPHSREESWALAPADAPAPAEADAPDGPAGDGPTEDPEPAAADTAGAPSSPAAEAPGGVPVPSRDISVRPGCGSVVPTRAALTTDPQRWSPLIVGEATHEIPVHLLFRDEAAVPVPVPAAGRPRARRAPGAVTVSQPPALAPAASRPATPVDTKLVERPGPTLPGWTAALAGVAGLFGCAVVLWWAGAVPDALTEMFGLAPRPYRGIGIGMWTLLALAVTLTLFAFGGLGRGRVGHAWVLTLFGEYRGSVRRTGLLWVSPLLLRRRVDVRLRHWRSEPMPAVDANGTALRVVVLVVWRVRDTVRAALGVHDHEEYLREQVESAMARVLSQLPADAFHEAAPTLRDAEAVGEALTRMLSAECRPVGLDIFSAQPTRIEYAPEIAAAMQRSRIAAIDARHRDTVLTSVVDAVDDTVHRLTSRGLVELDDYERKVLVKDLTVAFYTGRHGLNEGN
- the ehuC gene encoding ectoine/hydroxyectoine ABC transporter permease subunit EhuC, producing the protein MSEITWGLWEILLKGVWITVQLTVFSSALAAVVALVIGLARAHRRWIVRFLSGVYFEIFRGTSALILMFWIFFVLPLGFGWQLVPLWAATLALGLTYGAYGSEVVRGAVQAVAPAQREAGIALSFTPAQQLRKVILPQAWPEMIPPFNNLLIELLKGTALVSVMGVADIAFGASLVRNATGQSAPVYTIILLMYFVLAFVLTRGMRALERQAKAGIGQLPAKTPRLGRKAGSGHQEAPVPATAGGERG
- the ehuB gene encoding ectoine/hydroxyectoine ABC transporter substrate-binding protein EhuB yields the protein MAPLQRDNTPRTKGGLRRRSLLAGAAALGVAGAAGAAGGCSRVATADAGDGGTLLDQLRAKGTVRLGLAGEQPYSYIGKDGEMTGSAPAIASRVFKELGVGSVQPFATEFGSLIAGLNSLQFDVVAAGMYITPERCEQVIFADPEYQMLDAFIVRKGNPKKLNSYQDIADAGASMATGIGYAEIGYAEEAGVKKITALPDQLAGLLAVEQGRVDVFAGTAVTVFNVVEETGTTKAEATKEVTPIVDGKPVVDVGGFAFRSPETTLRDAFNRELHKLKKSGELLEIMRPFGFTKDQMTTITAKEKCAP
- a CDS encoding IclR family transcriptional regulator, coding for MALKPEPTAPFHSVHYVLRVLEAVSRHTGGVQDTRIARETGLPTGHLTPLLAMLRREGYVEQLADGAYVAGDSLDLLGSGTTREAALEDRLQDTLGELRDSVGAAVYLSRYIDGEIRITQYADGPDTPAVNEWVDFRSAAHASAIGKCLLTQLDQNGRRDHLSRHRIARLTSRTITSERVLFSTLDSQPATVPVLDLQEYAVGTVCAAVPLTAGSAVGCLALSMPIEHAHRLRSAADTLNRGAAPLALSLAI
- the ehuD gene encoding ectoine/hydroxyectoine ABC transporter permease subunit EhuD; this translates as MNWNWSAVGDFMPMFWDGLLVTLQALALGALLAFALGLVWAMAQRSGLAVVRGPVNAVTEFVRNTPLLVQLFFLYYVLPEWGVTFSAMVTGVVGLGLHYSTYTAEVYRAGIDGVPAGQWEAAKALSLPRSRTWGAVILPQAIRRVVPALGNYVVAMLKDTPMIFVIGVMEMLNQARQFSSETFQPTEPFTVVGVAFILIAYPASLLMRALERRLVR
- a CDS encoding lytic polysaccharide monooxygenase auxiliary activity family 9 protein, whose translation is MRNKRISAAVLGLAVAGVSLLATGSASSHGYTDSPISRQKLCANGTVTNCGNIQWEPQSAEGPKGFPAAGPADGKICSAGNGQFAQLDDPRGGNWPATSVTGGQGYSFRWQFTARHSTSDFRYYITKNGWDPTKPLTRAALDPQPFMTVAYGNQQPPATLVHQGTMPTQKTGKHIVLAVWNVADTTNAFYACSDVKF
- a CDS encoding DUF3830 family protein, whose translation is MSDRFIEVSLDKRGVRCTAKLLDELAPITCAAVWDALPLGGDVYHAKYARNEIYALMPGFAAEEPPLENPTVTPIPGDLCYFTFSDTVLGTTSYGYEEQAAHRGRRTVVDLALFYERNNLLINGDTGWVPGIVWGSVVEGLDAMAAACQDLWRAGATGETLSFRRV
- the ehuA gene encoding ectoine/hydroxyectoine ABC transporter ATP-binding protein EhuA; protein product: MSADSTPPGLSKAPAAPPADGGELIRFDKVTKRFGDHTVLDSLDFTVTSGKHVTLIGASGSGKTTILRLLMTLIRPEEGTITVAGDSLTHEEKGGRLVPAGERHVREVRKKIGMVFQQFNLFPNMKVLRNITEAPVHVLGLSKDEADVRARELLDLVGLGDRADAYPSQLSGGQQQRVAIARALAMRPRVLLLDEVTSALDPELVAGVLDVLRDIARTTDITMLCVTHEMNFARDISDDVLMFDGGRVIESGPPEKIFSAPEHERTREFLSAVL